In Zingiber officinale cultivar Zhangliang chromosome 6A, Zo_v1.1, whole genome shotgun sequence, a single genomic region encodes these proteins:
- the LOC121996791 gene encoding SRSF protein kinase 1-like codes for MSYSSSSGSEEDEGVDAYRKGGYHAVRVGDQFAGGRYIAQRKLGWGHFSTVWLAYDTRSEIFVALKIQKSAPEFAQAALHEIELLSAIAEGDASNSKCIIRLIDNFKHSGPNGQHLCLVIEFLGDSLLRLVKYNRYKSIGLDRVKYICKSILVGLDYLHRELGMIHTDLKLENVLLVSTIDPAKDPVRSGFTPILERPEGNLNGGVVVNLIEKRLKERAKQARAKISERRASAAGLVLNERSLDGIDLRCKIVDFGNACWSNNKLTDDIQTRQYRSPEVILGAVYDCSADMWSFACMAYELATGDMLFTPKGGQGYSEDEDHLALMMELLGKIPKKIATAGSRSKDYFDRHGDLKRIRRLKFWPLDKLLVEKYKFPENDAREFAEFLSPLLDFGPEKRPTASQCLQHPWLQVKDAKPGVENNETNAKKLEIGMSKLKVQVK; via the exons ATGTCGTACTCTTCGTCGTCGGGGTCTGAGGAGGACGAGGGCGTCGACGCCTACCGCAAGGGAGGGTACCATGCTGTCAGGGTCGGCGATCAATTCGCCGGTGGGCGGTACATCGCCCAGCGGAAGCTCGGATGGGGTCACTTCTCCACCGTCTGGCTCGCCTATGACACCCGATCCGAG ATTTTTGTTGCTCTCAAAATCCAAAAAAGTGCACCAGAGTTTGCTCAAGCTGCTCTTCATGAGATTGAGCTTCTTTCAGCAATTGCAGAAGGAGATGCCTCGAATTCTAAGTGCATAATTCGACTGATTGACAACTTTAAGCATTCTGGGCCAAACGGACAGCATCTCTGCCTGGTAATTGAGTTCCTTGGTGATAGCCTACTTCGACTCGTGAAGTACAACCGCTACAAAAGCATTGGGCTAGACAGGGTGAAATACATATGCAAATCTATCTTGGTGGGTCTTGATTATTTGCACCGGGAATTAGGCATGATTCACACGGATTTGAAGCTGGAGAATGTTCTTCTGGTCTCCACCATTGATCCTGCAAAAGACCCAGTTAGGTCTGGATTTACGCCAATCCTAGAGCGACCAGAGGGTAACCTAAATGGGGGAGTAGTGGTCAATTTGATTGAAAAGAGGCTAAAGGAGAGGGCAAAGCAGGCAAGGGCAAAAATCTCTGagagaagagcatcagctgcagGTCTTGTACTGAATGAAAGGAGCTTGGATGGGATTGATCTTAGATGCAAGATTGTAGATTTTGGGAATGCTTGTTGGTCAAACAACAAGTTAACTGATGATATACAGACTAGACAATATCGGTCACCAGAGGTAATTCTTGGTGCTGTATATGATTGTTCTGCGGACATGTGGTCATTTGCTTGCATGGCTTATGAGCTTGCTACTGGGGATATGCTATTTACTCCGAAAGGTGGCCAAGGGTATAGTGAAGATGAG GATCACTTGGCTTTGATGATGGAGCTCCTTGGAAAGATACCCAAAAAG ATTGCTACAGCAGGATCCCGGTCGAAGGACTACTTCGACAGACATGGAGATCTCAAGAGGATCCGACGACTCAAATTCTGGCCACTTGACAAACTCCTGGTTGAGAAATACAAATTTCCGGAGAATGATGCTCGTGAATTCGCAGAGTTTCTTAGTCCTCTACTTGATTTTGGTCCTGAGAAGCGGCCAACAGCGTCGCAGTGTCTGCAACATCCATGGCTTCAGGTTAAAGATGCAAAACCTGGTGTCGAAAATAATGAAACCAATGCGAAGAAGCTGGAGATCGGCATGAGCAAGCTCAAAGTTCAGGTGAAATGA